One Microbacterium marinum genomic window, ATCTCGAAGTCCTTCTCGGCGCCCTGCGGGCGGATGACGATCCGCTCCGGAGCGGGGGCCGACGCGGCGGCGACGCGGTGGCTCTCGACGATCTCGCCCAGAGCGAAGGTCAGCTGACGCAGCCCGTCGCGGCTGACGGTCGAGATGTCGAAGACGCGGAAGCCCCGCTTCTCGAGCTCGGGACGCACCAGGTCGGCGAGGTCCTTCGCCTCCGGCACGTCGAGCTTGTTGAGGGCGACCAGCTGGGGGCGCTCGAGCAGCGGGACCTGTCCCTCGGGGACCGGATATGCGGCGAGCTCGGCGAGGATCACATCGAGGTCGCTGATGGGGTCACGCCCGGGCTCGAGGGTCGCGCAGTCCAGGACGTGAACGAGCGCCGTGCAGCGCTCGACGTGTCGCAGGAACTCCAGGCCGAGGCCCTTTCCATCGCTTGCGCCCTCGATGAGTCCGGGCACGTCTGCGACGGTGAAGCGCGCGTCTCCGGCCTGCACCACACCCAGGTTTGGGTGGAGGGTCGTGAAGGGGTAATCGGCGATCTTCGGTCGCGCGGCCGAGATGGCGGCGATGAGACTCGACTTGCCTGCGGACGGGAACCCGACCAGCGCGACGTCGGCGACGGTCTTGAGCTCGAGCTGGATGTCGCCCTGCCATCCGGGCGTGCCGAGCAGCGCGAATCCAGGTGCCTTGCGCTTCGGGTTCGCCAGCGCAGCGTTGCCGAGCCCACCCTGGCCGCCGGGCGCGACGACGTAACGGACGCCGGGGGTGACGAGGTCGACGAGGGTCTCACCCGTCTCGTCCTTGACGACGGTGCCGACGGGAACGGCCAGTTCGAGGTGCTCTCCCGCGGCTCCCGACCGGTTGTCCCCCATGCCGAAGCCGCCGTTCCCGGCAGAGCGGTGCGGCGAGTGGTGGTACGAGAGCAGCGTGGTCACCTGAGGGTCGGCGACGAGCACGATGTCGCCACCATGTCCGCCGTTGCCGCCGTCGGGGCCGGCAAGCGGCTTGAACTTCTCCCGTCGGACGGAGACGCAGCCGTTGCCGCCCTTGCCCGCGCTCAGATGCAGCGTCACGCGGTCGACGAACGTCACCATGCGGAATCTCCTGTCGGTAGGAACACGTGAGGGGCGAGCCGCAGCCCGCCCCTCACCGTGGAATTCTGTGTCTTACTCGGCGAGCGACACGATGTTGACAACCTTGCGGCCGCCCTTCGTGCCGAACTCGACGGCGCCCGCCTCGAGGGCGAACAGCGTGTCGTCGCCGCCACGGCCGACGTTCGCGCCGGGGTGGAAGTGGGTTCCACGCTGACGGACGATGATCTCGCCGGCGAGGACCTTCTGACCACCGAAGCGCTTCACGCCGAGGCGCTGTGCGTTGGAGTCACGACCGTTACGGGTGGAGCTTGCGCCCTTTTTGTGTGCCATCTCTCGTGCCTCCTGGCTTACTTGATGCCGGTGATCTTGACGCGCGTGAGGTCCTGACGGTGGCCCTGGCGCTTCTTGTAACCGGTCTTGTTCTTGAACTTCTGGATGATGATCTTGGGGCCGCGCTCCTCACCGAGAACCTCGGCGGTGACCTTGACCTTGGCGAGCTTGTCCGCGTCGGTCGTCACGGCGTCGCCGTCGACGAAGAGGACGGCGGGCAGCTCGATCTTGTCGCCGACCTGAGCCTTCTGGCGGTCGAGCACCACGACGGTGCCGACTTCGACCTTTTCCTGACGGCCACCGGCGCGCACAACTGCGTAAACCACTTCACACCTTGTTTCTTCTGTGGAGCGCACGGCTCCGGGCTCTGATGAGACTGGGAAGTCCTGGTGCGGAAGCTAGGCTCTGCGTCGCCATAGGCCTGCGACACGTGACGCACCAAGGGTCCAGAATACCCGATCGGGACAGCAAGGGCAAAAGCACTCCGGGGTGGGTCGC contains:
- the rplU gene encoding 50S ribosomal protein L21, producing MVYAVVRAGGRQEKVEVGTVVVLDRQKAQVGDKIELPAVLFVDGDAVTTDADKLAKVKVTAEVLGEERGPKIIIQKFKNKTGYKKRQGHRQDLTRVKITGIK
- the rpmA gene encoding 50S ribosomal protein L27, translating into MAHKKGASSTRNGRDSNAQRLGVKRFGGQKVLAGEIIVRQRGTHFHPGANVGRGGDDTLFALEAGAVEFGTKGGRKVVNIVSLAE
- the obgE gene encoding GTPase ObgE encodes the protein MVTFVDRVTLHLSAGKGGNGCVSVRREKFKPLAGPDGGNGGHGGDIVLVADPQVTTLLSYHHSPHRSAGNGGFGMGDNRSGAAGEHLELAVPVGTVVKDETGETLVDLVTPGVRYVVAPGGQGGLGNAALANPKRKAPGFALLGTPGWQGDIQLELKTVADVALVGFPSAGKSSLIAAISAARPKIADYPFTTLHPNLGVVQAGDARFTVADVPGLIEGASDGKGLGLEFLRHVERCTALVHVLDCATLEPGRDPISDLDVILAELAAYPVPEGQVPLLERPQLVALNKLDVPEAKDLADLVRPELEKRGFRVFDISTVSRDGLRQLTFALGEIVESHRVAAASAPAPERIVIRPQGAEKDFEIRVEGGTYGNIYRILGTKPVRWVQQTDFQNEEAVGFLADRLEKLGIEDELFRVGADAGSTVVIGPGAGIVFDWHPSLSSAAELMTAPRGTDPRLDLNPRRTTSQRRERYHERMDAKAEARAELESERLAARGDGWEDEDES